A part of Aegilops tauschii subsp. strangulata cultivar AL8/78 chromosome 2, Aet v6.0, whole genome shotgun sequence genomic DNA contains:
- the LOC109775712 gene encoding uncharacterized protein isoform X3, producing MERMPCCSLAGHYHLISPHSCHITCCSRALYVAGGYGYFCAVIPFWSVPCLQLSLCAAPATRHQRKLKGQTNFASDVLFRRSGEVEKRVPRGSIHEWCGSNALGWHAVMLGTSEEDGWYTFFEIKLNSFQQSVAQRDDLYVILHSLTIPDIGTMSCIHGSSSKPISQWIYLQRFYSISEALPFVQGEEPRKQASAVAYIKCSLETHQNAMVVFGTAFKGVLQPPRRRELMAARETR from the exons ATGGAACGTATGCCCTGTTGCAGCCTCGCAG GTCATTATCATCTCATCTCACCACACTCATGCCACATAACCTG CTGCAGCCGCGCGCTGTATGTGGCGGGGGGTTACGGTTACTTCTGTGCAGTAATACCATTTTGGAGTGTCCCGTGTTTGCAACTATCCTTATGTGCAGCCCCTGCAACAAGGCATCAGAGAAAATTAAAGGGACAAACAAA TTTTGCGTCTGATGTGTTGTTCAGACGTTCAGGAGAAGTGGAGAAGAGGGTTCCTCGAGGCTCCATCCATGAATGGTGTGGGTCCAATGCCTTAG GGTGGCATGCGGTAATGTTGGGGACCAGCGAGGAAGATGGCTGGTATACATTCTTTGAAATAAAGCTGAA TTCTTTCCAACAATCAGTGGCACAAAGAGATGATTTATATGTCATCCTGCATTCTTTAACGATTCCGGACATAGGAACGATGAGCTGTATCCACGGCTCCTCTTCCAAACCAATATCGCAATGGATCTATCTTCAGCGCTTTTATTCAATTTCCGAGGCACTCCCCTTTGTTCAGGGTGAGGAACCTAGGAAGCAGGCCAGCGCTGTAGCATACATCAAATGCAGCTTGGAGACACATCAG AATGCCATGGTTGTCTTCGGCACTGCCTTCAAAGGGGTCCTTCAGCCTCCAAGGAGAAGGGAACTGATGGCTGCCAGGGAAACTAGGTGA
- the LOC109775712 gene encoding uncharacterized protein isoform X4 — MERMPCCSLAGHYHLISPHSCHITCCSRALYVAGGYGYFCAVIPFWSVPCLQLSLCAAPATRHQRKLKGQTNFASDVLFRRSGEVEKRVPRGSIHEWCGSNALGWHAVMLGTSEEDGWYTFFEIKLNGTKR, encoded by the exons ATGGAACGTATGCCCTGTTGCAGCCTCGCAG GTCATTATCATCTCATCTCACCACACTCATGCCACATAACCTG CTGCAGCCGCGCGCTGTATGTGGCGGGGGGTTACGGTTACTTCTGTGCAGTAATACCATTTTGGAGTGTCCCGTGTTTGCAACTATCCTTATGTGCAGCCCCTGCAACAAGGCATCAGAGAAAATTAAAGGGACAAACAAA TTTTGCGTCTGATGTGTTGTTCAGACGTTCAGGAGAAGTGGAGAAGAGGGTTCCTCGAGGCTCCATCCATGAATGGTGTGGGTCCAATGCCTTAG GGTGGCATGCGGTAATGTTGGGGACCAGCGAGGAAGATGGCTGGTATACATTCTTTGAAATAAAGCTGAA TGGCACAAAGAGATGA
- the LOC109775710 gene encoding uncharacterized protein has product MVRLGPLAAQHAGGFADDLRLESPAVLVAFAVVATVAVAAVAAFGCAKGAKKPRRQDNNNNVYYYGQGYPPPPPAGAYGYPAQQPPPGYAYPPPVDAGRKQGGRMGAGAGLALGAGAGLATGVIVGSALSSGCGGGGGCGGGCGGGCGG; this is encoded by the coding sequence ATGGTGAGGTTGGGGCCTCTGGCCGCGCAGCACGCGGGAGGGTTCGCCGACGACCTGAGGCTGGAGAGCCCCGCGGTGCTCGTGGCCTTCGCGGTCGTGGcgacggtggcggtggcggccGTGGCGGCCTTCGGCTGCGCCAAGGGAGCCAAGAAGCCGCGCCGGCAGGACAACAACAACAACGTCTACTACTACGGCCAGGGGtacccgccgccgcctcccgccgggGCGTACGGCTACCCGGCGCAGCAGCCGCCCCCGGGCTACGCGTACCCGCCGCCCGTCGACGCTGGGAGGAAGCAGGGAGGGCGCATGGGGGCCGGCGCGGGGCTCGCCCTCGGAGCCGGCGCCGGCCTGGCCACCGGCGTCATCGTCGGCTCGGCGCTCAGCTCCGGGTGCGGAGGCGGAGGTGGGtgcggcggcgggtgcggtggCGGCTGCGGCGGTTGA